Proteins from a genomic interval of Rhodococcus rhodochrous:
- the ribH gene encoding 6,7-dimethyl-8-ribityllumazine synthase: MSGEGLPDLQLADAAGLSLAIVAGRWHTEISDALIAGAQRVAEQAGITDVTVERVAGAIELPVVAQQLARTHDAVVALGVVIRGGTPHFEYVCDAVTYGLTRIALDEGTPVGNGVLTTDTEQQARDRAGLPGSAEDKGGQACAAALDTAVTLRRLRKAAR; the protein is encoded by the coding sequence ATGAGCGGCGAAGGCCTGCCCGACCTGCAGCTCGCCGACGCCGCGGGGCTGAGCCTCGCGATCGTCGCCGGTCGCTGGCACACCGAGATCTCCGACGCCCTCATCGCCGGCGCACAGCGTGTCGCCGAGCAGGCGGGTATCACCGACGTCACCGTCGAGCGGGTCGCCGGAGCGATCGAACTTCCCGTCGTCGCGCAGCAGCTCGCCCGCACCCACGACGCAGTCGTCGCTCTCGGCGTGGTGATCCGCGGCGGCACGCCGCACTTCGAGTACGTGTGCGACGCCGTGACCTACGGTCTCACCCGGATCGCGCTCGACGAGGGCACCCCGGTGGGCAACGGTGTCCTCACCACCGACACCGAACAGCAGGCCCGCGACCGCGCCGGTCTGCCCGGCTCCGCGGAGGACAAGGGTGGCCAGGCCTGCGCGGCCGCGCTCGACACCGCCGTGACACTGCGGCGGCTGCGGAAGGCGGCGCGTTGA
- the tpiA gene encoding triose-phosphate isomerase, translating to MARTPLIAGNWKMNLNHLEAIALVQKIAFTLPEKYLEKVDVTVIPPFTDIRSVQTLVEGDKLGITYGAQDISVHDSGAYTGEISGAMLAKLGCTYVVVGHSERRTLHGETDEIVRDKTKAALRHGLTPIVCIGEGLDVREAGSHVEYNVEQLKNSLAGLSADEIAKIVVAYEPVWAIGTGKVASAADAQEVCAAVRNTLAELASPEVAASVRVLYGGSVNAKNVGELIAQTDIDGGLVGGASLKADEFAQLSAIAAGGPLL from the coding sequence ATGGCACGGACACCGCTCATCGCGGGCAACTGGAAGATGAACCTCAACCACCTCGAGGCCATCGCCCTGGTGCAGAAGATCGCGTTCACCCTTCCCGAGAAGTACCTCGAGAAGGTCGACGTGACGGTCATCCCGCCGTTCACCGACATCCGCTCGGTGCAGACCCTCGTCGAGGGCGACAAGCTCGGCATCACCTACGGAGCCCAGGACATCTCGGTCCACGACTCCGGCGCCTACACCGGTGAGATCTCCGGTGCGATGCTCGCGAAGCTCGGCTGCACCTACGTGGTCGTCGGGCACTCCGAGCGTCGCACCCTGCACGGCGAGACCGACGAGATCGTCCGCGACAAGACCAAGGCCGCTCTGCGGCACGGTCTCACTCCGATCGTGTGCATCGGCGAAGGACTCGACGTCCGCGAAGCCGGCAGCCACGTCGAGTACAACGTCGAGCAGTTGAAGAACTCGCTCGCCGGCCTGTCCGCCGACGAGATCGCGAAGATCGTCGTCGCGTACGAGCCGGTCTGGGCCATCGGCACGGGCAAGGTCGCCTCGGCGGCCGACGCACAGGAGGTGTGCGCCGCGGTGCGCAACACCCTCGCCGAACTGGCCTCGCCCGAGGTCGCGGCATCGGTCCGCGTCCTGTACGGCGGGTCGGTCAACGCCAAGAACGTCGGTGAGCTCATCGCTCAGACCGACATCGACGGCGGCCTCGTGGGAGGCGCCTCCCTCAAGGCCGACGAATTCGCTCAGCTGTCGGCGATCGCCGCAGGCGGCCCGCTCCTCTAG
- the whiA gene encoding DNA-binding protein WhiA, with the protein MAMTAEVKDELSRLSVTRISNRKAEVSALLRFAGGLHIVAGRVVVEAEVDLGSIARRLRREIFELYSYPAEIQVLGAGGLRKSSRYIVRVGKDGEALARRTGLLDGRGRPVRGLPAQVVGGSVSDSAAAWRGAFLAHGSLTEPGRSSALEVSCPGPEAALALVGAARRLGVTAKAREVRGADRVVIRDGEAIGALLTHMGAQDTRLVWEERRMRREVRATANRLANFDDANLRRSARAAVAAAARVERALAILGPDVPDHLAAAGALRVQHRQASLEELGQLADPPMTKDAVAGRIRRLLSMADRRAKELGIPDTESAVTAELLDEA; encoded by the coding sequence GTGGCAATGACAGCGGAGGTCAAGGACGAGCTGAGCAGGTTGTCGGTCACCAGGATCAGCAACCGCAAGGCCGAGGTGTCCGCCCTCCTGCGCTTCGCCGGGGGATTGCACATCGTCGCCGGACGAGTGGTCGTCGAGGCCGAGGTCGACCTCGGATCGATCGCACGTCGCCTCCGCCGCGAGATCTTCGAGCTCTACAGCTATCCCGCCGAGATCCAGGTGCTCGGCGCGGGTGGGCTGCGCAAGAGCTCCCGGTACATCGTCCGCGTCGGCAAGGACGGTGAGGCGCTGGCCCGCCGCACCGGCCTGCTCGACGGTCGCGGACGACCCGTGCGCGGACTGCCCGCGCAGGTGGTCGGCGGCAGTGTCTCCGACTCCGCTGCGGCGTGGCGCGGGGCGTTCCTCGCCCATGGTTCGCTCACCGAACCGGGCCGTTCCTCGGCGCTCGAGGTGAGCTGCCCCGGCCCGGAGGCCGCCCTCGCGCTCGTCGGTGCCGCCCGCCGGCTCGGCGTCACCGCCAAGGCGCGTGAGGTGCGCGGCGCCGACCGCGTGGTGATCCGCGACGGCGAGGCCATCGGCGCGCTGCTCACCCACATGGGCGCGCAGGACACCCGGCTGGTCTGGGAGGAGCGCCGCATGCGCCGAGAGGTGCGGGCGACCGCGAACCGTCTCGCCAACTTCGACGACGCCAATCTGCGCCGGTCCGCACGCGCCGCCGTGGCAGCGGCTGCGCGGGTCGAGCGGGCGCTGGCGATCCTGGGCCCCGACGTGCCCGACCACCTCGCCGCCGCCGGCGCGCTGCGCGTGCAGCACCGACAGGCGTCGCTCGAGGAGCTCGGCCAGCTCGCCGATCCGCCCATGACCAAGGACGCCGTCGCAGGACGGATCCGCCGCCTGCTGTCGATGGCGGATCGTCGCGCGAAGGAACTCGGGATCCCCGATACGGAATCGGCCGTCACCGCTGAGTTGCTGGACGAGGCATAG
- a CDS encoding gluconeogenesis factor YvcK family protein has product MNAETPNSDSAPNSDSAPNPDSAPNPGAAPGPAITALGGGHGLYATLSAVRRLTDRVTAVVTVADDGGSSGRLRAELGVVPPGDLRMALAALAGRDDEVRVWTETVQHRFGGTGALAGHSVGNLILAGLAEVAGDTVTALDMLARVLDVRGRVLPMSPIPLDIEADVSGLESDPRVSRCIRGQVAVATTPGKVRRVRLIPADPPACPPALDAVCEADLVVLGPGSWFSSVIPHVLVPDLHEALVHTTALKVLVLNLAAEPGETAGFSAERHLHVLAQHAPDFRVDHVVVDAASVPEGREREHLSRSAARFGADVSFVDVAETGTHRHDPAKLAGALETCLSSRGGVRAARGGGRESVSWQ; this is encoded by the coding sequence GTGAACGCCGAGACTCCGAACTCCGACAGCGCTCCGAACTCCGACAGCGCTCCGAACCCCGACAGCGCTCCGAACCCCGGGGCAGCGCCCGGACCTGCGATCACCGCTCTCGGCGGCGGACACGGTCTGTACGCGACGCTCAGTGCCGTCCGGCGCCTCACCGACCGGGTCACCGCCGTCGTGACCGTCGCCGACGACGGAGGTTCCTCGGGACGGCTGCGCGCCGAACTCGGCGTCGTCCCACCCGGCGACCTGCGCATGGCCCTCGCCGCACTCGCCGGCCGCGACGACGAGGTCCGGGTGTGGACCGAGACCGTCCAACACCGCTTCGGCGGCACAGGTGCACTCGCCGGGCACTCCGTCGGCAACCTGATCCTCGCCGGGCTCGCCGAGGTGGCGGGCGACACCGTCACTGCTCTCGACATGCTCGCTCGCGTCCTCGACGTACGCGGTCGGGTACTGCCCATGTCGCCGATCCCCCTCGACATCGAAGCCGACGTCTCGGGACTCGAATCCGACCCGCGGGTGAGCCGCTGCATCCGGGGACAGGTCGCGGTGGCGACCACCCCGGGCAAGGTGCGCCGGGTCCGCCTGATCCCCGCCGATCCGCCGGCCTGTCCGCCGGCGCTCGACGCGGTGTGCGAGGCCGATCTCGTGGTGCTCGGCCCGGGATCCTGGTTCTCGAGCGTCATCCCGCACGTGCTCGTCCCGGACCTGCACGAGGCGCTGGTCCACACGACGGCGCTCAAGGTCCTCGTGCTCAACCTCGCGGCGGAACCGGGGGAGACGGCAGGCTTCTCCGCGGAACGTCACCTGCACGTTCTCGCCCAGCACGCCCCCGATTTCCGTGTCGACCACGTCGTCGTGGATGCTGCCTCGGTACCGGAAGGACGCGAGCGCGAGCACCTGAGCCGGTCCGCGGCCCGATTCGGAGCGGACGTCTCGTTCGTCGACGTCGCCGAGACCGGTACGCATCGACACGACCCCGCCAAGTTGGCGGGGGCACTGGAAACATGTCTGTCCTCGCGCGGTGGAGTCCGTGCCGCGCGCGGGGGCGGGAGGGAGAGCGTCTCGTGGCAATGA
- a CDS encoding phosphoglycerate kinase, producing MAVQTLEDLLDAGVEGRGVLVRSDLNVPLDGDTITDAGRILASAPTIRTLAEAGAKVVVTAHLGRPKGEPDPKYSLAPVAAKLGEVLGRNVQLASDVVGQDALARSEGLTDGDILLLENVRFDARETSKDDAERLAFARELVELVGDDGAFVSDGFGVVHRKQASVYDVATLLPHYAGGLVAAEVDVLAKLTTDTERPYAVVLGGSKVSDKLGVIEALAPKVDTLVIGGGMCFTFLAAQGYSVGTSLLEESMIDTCKQLLERFGDVIHIPQDVVVADKFAADAQSQTVAADSIPDGWMGLDIGPESVQRFASLLGSAKTVFWNGPMGVFEFENFAAGTKGVAEAIIEATGKGAFSVVGGGDSAAAVRSLGLGEDRFSHISTGGGASLEYLEGKELPGIAVLEG from the coding sequence GTGGCAGTTCAGACCCTCGAGGATCTGCTCGACGCAGGTGTGGAGGGTCGGGGCGTACTCGTGCGCTCCGACCTCAACGTCCCGCTCGACGGCGACACGATCACCGACGCCGGCCGCATCCTCGCGTCCGCGCCCACCATCCGCACGCTCGCGGAGGCCGGGGCGAAGGTCGTCGTGACCGCGCACCTCGGCCGCCCCAAGGGTGAGCCGGATCCGAAGTACTCGCTCGCGCCCGTCGCGGCGAAGCTCGGTGAGGTGCTCGGCCGCAACGTCCAGCTCGCCTCCGACGTCGTCGGCCAGGATGCGCTGGCGCGTTCCGAAGGGCTGACCGACGGCGACATCCTCCTGCTCGAGAACGTCCGCTTCGACGCTCGCGAGACCAGCAAGGACGATGCCGAGCGGCTCGCCTTCGCCCGTGAGCTCGTCGAGCTCGTCGGCGACGACGGCGCATTCGTCTCCGACGGCTTCGGTGTCGTGCACCGCAAGCAGGCGTCGGTCTACGACGTCGCGACGCTGCTCCCGCACTACGCGGGTGGTCTCGTCGCGGCCGAGGTCGACGTACTCGCCAAGCTCACCACCGACACCGAGCGTCCGTACGCCGTGGTGCTCGGCGGCTCGAAGGTCTCCGACAAGCTCGGGGTCATCGAAGCGCTCGCACCCAAGGTCGACACGCTCGTCATCGGTGGCGGCATGTGCTTCACCTTCCTTGCGGCACAGGGCTACTCGGTCGGCACGTCGCTGCTCGAGGAGTCGATGATCGACACCTGCAAGCAGCTGCTCGAACGCTTCGGCGACGTCATCCACATCCCGCAGGACGTGGTGGTGGCCGACAAGTTCGCGGCCGACGCACAGTCGCAGACCGTCGCGGCCGACTCCATCCCCGACGGATGGATGGGCCTCGACATCGGACCGGAATCCGTGCAGCGCTTCGCCTCGCTCCTCGGCTCGGCGAAGACGGTGTTCTGGAACGGCCCGATGGGCGTGTTCGAGTTCGAGAACTTCGCGGCCGGCACGAAGGGTGTCGCGGAAGCGATCATCGAGGCCACCGGCAAGGGCGCGTTCAGCGTCGTCGGCGGCGGCGACTCCGCTGCGGCCGTGCGGTCGCTCGGGCTCGGTGAGGACCGTTTCTCGCACATCTCCACCGGTGGTGGCGCCTCCCTCGAGTACCTCGAGGGCAAGGAACTGCCCGGCATCGCAGTTCTGGAGGGCTGA
- the gap gene encoding type I glyceraldehyde-3-phosphate dehydrogenase, whose amino-acid sequence MTVRVGVNGFGRIGRNFFRAVEAQKALGTTDIEIVAVNDLTDNDTLATLLKYDSILGRLDKDVHVEGDDIVVGDRKIKALSIKEGPSALPWSDLGVDVVVESTGIFTNAAKAKGHIDAGAKKVIISAPATDEDITIVMGVNHDKYDGTQNIISNASCTTNCLGPLAKVLNDEFGIEKGLMTTIHAYTQDQNLQDGPHKDLRRARAAALNIVPTGTGAAKAIGLVLPELRGKLDGYALRVPVPTGSVTDLTATLTKKATADEVNAALKAAAEGPLKGILKYNTDPIVSSDIVTDPHSSIFDAPLTKVIDEQVKVVSWYDNEWGYSNRLADLVGLVGKSL is encoded by the coding sequence GTGACTGTCCGCGTAGGCGTGAACGGATTCGGACGCATCGGGCGCAACTTCTTCCGGGCGGTCGAGGCGCAGAAGGCACTCGGCACCACCGACATCGAGATCGTTGCCGTCAACGACCTCACCGACAACGACACCCTCGCGACGCTCCTGAAGTACGACTCGATCCTGGGGCGCCTCGACAAGGACGTGCATGTCGAGGGCGACGACATCGTCGTCGGCGACCGGAAGATCAAGGCCCTCTCGATCAAGGAAGGCCCCTCCGCTCTTCCGTGGAGCGACCTCGGTGTCGACGTCGTCGTCGAGTCCACCGGCATCTTCACCAACGCCGCGAAGGCGAAGGGGCACATCGATGCCGGCGCCAAGAAGGTCATCATCTCGGCGCCCGCCACCGACGAGGACATCACCATCGTCATGGGCGTCAACCACGACAAGTACGACGGCACGCAGAACATCATCTCCAACGCCTCGTGCACCACGAACTGCCTCGGCCCCCTCGCCAAGGTGCTGAACGACGAGTTCGGCATCGAGAAGGGCCTGATGACCACGATCCACGCATACACCCAGGACCAGAACCTGCAGGATGGACCGCACAAGGATCTGCGTCGCGCCCGGGCCGCTGCCCTGAACATCGTCCCCACCGGCACAGGCGCCGCCAAGGCCATCGGCCTCGTGCTCCCCGAGCTGCGCGGCAAGCTCGACGGCTACGCGCTGCGCGTCCCGGTCCCGACCGGCTCGGTCACCGACCTCACCGCGACCCTCACCAAGAAGGCCACCGCCGACGAGGTCAACGCCGCACTGAAGGCTGCTGCGGAGGGTCCGCTGAAGGGCATCCTGAAGTACAACACCGATCCGATCGTCTCCTCGGACATCGTCACCGACCCGCACTCGTCGATCTTCGACGCGCCTCTGACCAAGGTCATCGACGAGCAGGTCAAGGTCGTCTCGTGGTACGACAACGAGTGGGGCTACTCGAATCGTCTTGCCGACCTCGTCGGTCTCGTCGGCAAGTCTCTCTGA
- the uvrC gene encoding excinuclease ABC subunit UvrC, whose product MPDPSTYRPAPGSIPTEPGVYKFRDPHGRVVYVGKAKNLRSRLNSYFADIASLHPRTRQMVTTAGRVEWTVVRTEVEALQLEYNWIKEFDPRFNVRYRDDKTYPMLAVTLNEEYPRLFVYRGPRRKGVRYFGPYSHAWAIRETLDLLLRVFPSRTCSAGVFKRHAQIGRPCLLGYIDKCSAPCVGRVSADEHRRIVEDFCDFLAGRTDKLVRDVEKRMQAAAEELDFETAARLRDDLGALRKALEKQAVVLGDGTDADLVAFAGDDLEVAVQVFHVRGGRVRGQRGWVVEKSGDVLDRPEDRDVEGVEAAEGTDDVEELSLLVEQFLTQFYGEEAALGTDDADATSAVPREVLVPALPPDPDEMSRWLGRLRGGPVRLRIPQRGDKKALADTVERNAKEALAQHKLRRAGDFNARSAALQGIQDALDLDSAPLRIECVDISHVQGTDVVASLVVFEDGLPRKSDYRHYAIKHAAGDGHSDDVASIAEVTRRRFLRHNRDLARQADPDGSAPEGGDGGDLAPEAALDPATGRPRRFAYPPNLFVVDGGAPQVAAAAEVLDELGITDVAVVGLAKRLEEVWVPGEEDPVILPRTSESLFLLQRIRDEAHRFAITYHRSKRSKRMTASALDGVRGLGDTRRKALVTHFGSVARLREASVEEITAVPGIGQATAKAVLEALRGDAPAPAESPQDTDAPTVADASDPAAAPAGDPTAADAGDTPVGDDGSVGVSGVRAESEQ is encoded by the coding sequence GTGCCCGACCCCTCGACCTATCGCCCAGCCCCCGGTTCCATTCCCACGGAGCCGGGGGTCTACAAGTTCCGCGACCCGCACGGCCGGGTCGTCTACGTCGGCAAGGCGAAGAACCTCCGGTCCCGCCTGAACTCGTACTTCGCCGACATCGCCTCGCTGCATCCGCGCACCCGTCAGATGGTGACCACCGCGGGTCGGGTCGAGTGGACGGTGGTGCGCACCGAGGTCGAGGCACTCCAGCTCGAGTACAACTGGATCAAGGAGTTCGACCCCCGGTTCAACGTCCGCTACCGCGACGACAAGACGTACCCGATGCTCGCGGTCACGTTGAACGAGGAATATCCCCGCCTGTTCGTCTATCGCGGGCCGCGCCGCAAGGGCGTGCGCTATTTCGGCCCCTACTCGCACGCCTGGGCGATCCGCGAGACCCTCGACCTGTTGCTGCGAGTGTTCCCGTCGCGCACGTGCTCGGCCGGGGTCTTCAAGCGGCACGCGCAGATCGGCCGCCCGTGCCTGCTCGGCTACATCGACAAGTGCTCCGCGCCGTGCGTCGGACGCGTCTCCGCCGACGAACACCGCCGCATCGTCGAGGACTTCTGCGACTTCCTCGCCGGTCGCACCGACAAACTCGTCCGTGATGTCGAGAAGCGGATGCAGGCCGCCGCGGAGGAGCTCGACTTCGAGACCGCAGCCCGACTGCGCGACGATCTCGGGGCGCTGCGCAAGGCCCTCGAGAAGCAGGCCGTCGTGCTCGGCGACGGCACCGACGCCGACCTCGTGGCGTTCGCCGGCGACGACCTCGAGGTGGCCGTCCAAGTCTTCCACGTGCGCGGCGGTCGCGTGCGCGGTCAACGCGGCTGGGTCGTCGAGAAGTCCGGCGACGTGCTCGACCGTCCCGAGGACCGCGACGTCGAAGGCGTCGAGGCCGCCGAGGGGACCGACGACGTCGAAGAACTCTCCCTGCTCGTCGAACAGTTCCTCACCCAGTTCTACGGCGAGGAGGCCGCACTCGGCACCGATGACGCGGACGCCACCAGCGCCGTGCCGCGCGAGGTGCTCGTCCCCGCCCTGCCGCCCGACCCGGACGAGATGAGCCGCTGGCTCGGGCGTCTGCGCGGCGGTCCCGTGCGTCTGCGCATCCCGCAGCGCGGCGACAAGAAGGCACTGGCCGACACGGTCGAGCGCAACGCCAAGGAAGCGCTCGCCCAGCACAAGCTGCGGCGCGCGGGCGACTTCAATGCCCGATCGGCGGCGTTGCAGGGCATCCAGGACGCCCTCGACCTCGATTCGGCGCCGCTGCGCATCGAATGCGTCGACATCAGTCACGTGCAGGGCACCGACGTCGTCGCATCGCTGGTCGTCTTCGAGGACGGACTGCCCCGCAAGTCCGACTACCGGCACTACGCCATCAAGCACGCCGCGGGTGACGGGCACTCCGACGACGTCGCTTCGATCGCCGAGGTCACCCGCCGGCGTTTCCTCCGCCACAACCGCGACCTGGCCCGACAGGCCGATCCGGACGGCTCCGCTCCGGAGGGAGGCGACGGCGGGGACCTCGCGCCCGAGGCGGCACTGGACCCGGCGACGGGCCGTCCGCGCCGGTTCGCCTACCCGCCGAACCTGTTCGTCGTCGACGGTGGTGCGCCGCAGGTCGCGGCCGCGGCCGAGGTCCTCGACGAACTCGGCATCACGGATGTTGCGGTCGTCGGGCTCGCGAAGCGTCTCGAGGAGGTGTGGGTGCCGGGGGAGGAGGATCCGGTGATCCTGCCGCGCACGAGTGAGTCGCTGTTCCTGCTGCAACGCATCCGCGACGAGGCGCACCGTTTCGCGATCACCTACCACCGCAGCAAGCGGTCCAAACGCATGACCGCCTCCGCTCTCGACGGGGTCCGTGGTCTCGGCGACACCCGGCGCAAGGCACTCGTCACCCACTTCGGGTCGGTCGCGCGGCTACGCGAGGCGAGCGTCGAGGAGATCACCGCGGTGCCCGGGATCGGGCAAGCCACGGCGAAGGCCGTCCTCGAGGCGCTGCGGGGCGACGCACCGGCTCCGGCCGAGTCGCCGCAGGACACCGACGCCCCGACCGTCGCGGACGCGAGTGATCCGGCTGCGGCACCTGCGGGCGACCCGACTGCCGCGGATGCGGGCGACACGCCGGTAGGCGATGATGGCTCAGTCGGCGTGTCGGGAGTACGAGCGGAGTCGGAACAGTGA
- a CDS encoding bifunctional 3,4-dihydroxy-2-butanone-4-phosphate synthase/GTP cyclohydrolase II, translated as MTRFDTIERAVADIAAGKAVVVVDDEDRENEGDLIFAAEKATPELVAFMVRYTSGYLCVPLDGEDCDRLGLPPMYSVNQDKHGTAYTVTVDAKEGIGTGISASDRAATMRLLADPNSTAQDFTRPGHVVPLRAKEGGVLRRPGHTEAAVDLARMADLRPAGVICEIVSQKDEGEMARTDELRVFADEHELALISIADLIAWRRKHEKHVVRVAEARIPTRHGDFTAVGYQSVYDEVEHVALVRGDIAGPDGDGSDVLVRVHSECLTGDVFGSLRCDCGPQLDAALEMVAEEGRGVVLYMRGHEGRGIGLMHKLQAYQLQDSGSDTVDANLQLGLPADARDYGIGAQILVDLGISSMRLLTNNPAKRVGLDGYGLQITERVPMPLRANRENISYLRTKRDRMGHDLIGLDEFDEGDA; from the coding sequence GTGACGAGGTTCGACACCATCGAGCGCGCGGTCGCCGACATCGCCGCCGGTAAGGCGGTCGTCGTGGTCGACGACGAAGACCGTGAAAACGAGGGCGACCTCATCTTCGCCGCGGAGAAGGCAACGCCGGAACTCGTGGCGTTCATGGTCCGCTACACATCCGGGTACCTGTGCGTGCCCTTGGACGGCGAGGACTGCGACCGTCTCGGTCTGCCTCCCATGTACAGCGTCAACCAGGACAAGCACGGCACCGCCTACACGGTCACCGTCGACGCGAAGGAAGGCATCGGCACGGGTATCTCCGCGTCCGACCGCGCCGCCACCATGCGGCTGCTCGCCGACCCGAACTCCACCGCCCAGGACTTCACGCGTCCCGGTCACGTGGTGCCGCTGCGCGCCAAGGAGGGTGGCGTCCTGCGCCGGCCCGGACACACCGAAGCCGCCGTCGACCTCGCGCGCATGGCCGACCTGCGCCCGGCCGGCGTCATCTGCGAGATCGTCTCGCAGAAGGACGAAGGCGAGATGGCCCGAACCGACGAACTGCGCGTCTTCGCCGACGAGCACGAACTCGCCCTGATCTCGATCGCGGATCTCATCGCGTGGCGCCGCAAGCACGAGAAGCACGTCGTGCGCGTCGCCGAGGCCCGCATCCCCACCCGGCACGGCGACTTCACGGCCGTCGGCTACCAGAGCGTCTACGACGAGGTCGAACACGTCGCGCTCGTCCGCGGCGACATCGCCGGCCCGGACGGCGACGGCTCCGACGTGCTCGTGCGCGTGCACTCCGAATGCCTGACCGGCGACGTCTTCGGGTCGCTGCGCTGCGACTGCGGTCCGCAGCTCGACGCAGCCCTCGAGATGGTGGCCGAGGAAGGCCGCGGCGTCGTGCTCTACATGCGCGGCCACGAGGGACGCGGCATCGGCCTGATGCACAAGCTGCAGGCCTACCAGCTGCAGGACTCCGGTTCCGACACCGTCGACGCCAACCTGCAGCTCGGCCTTCCCGCCGACGCCCGCGACTACGGCATCGGCGCTCAGATCCTCGTCGACCTCGGTATCTCGTCGATGCGGCTGCTGACCAACAACCCGGCCAAGCGCGTCGGTCTCGACGGCTACGGCCTGCAGATCACCGAGCGTGTCCCGATGCCGTTGCGCGCGAACCGCGAGAACATCTCGTACCTGCGCACCAAGCGCGATCGTATGGGCCACGACCTGATCGGTCTCGACGAGTTCGACGAGGGAGACGCCTGA
- the rapZ gene encoding RNase adapter RapZ, with amino-acid sequence MADGSEQGVDGERPAQAEVIVVTGLSGAGLSTAATALEDLGWYVAENLPPQLVLSMIDLAVQAEPPLQRLAVVMDVRSRLFTGDLERVVADLAARPVNTRVLFLEAADSVLVRRFEQVRRSHPLQSDTADRTLTDGIAVEREQLAPVKAAADLVIDTSALSGPDLRRKIDAAFGDAASDTIRVTVESFGFKYGLPMDSDVVCDVRFLPNPHWIAELRPHTGQDAAVSDYVLSRDGAEDYLATYHRLLDLTTAGYRREGKRYMTIAVGCTGGKHRSVAMAEALAARLEQAPDLTVNVVHRDLGRE; translated from the coding sequence ATGGCGGACGGTTCGGAACAGGGTGTCGACGGAGAACGGCCGGCGCAGGCCGAGGTCATCGTCGTCACCGGCCTGTCCGGAGCCGGACTGAGTACGGCGGCGACCGCCCTCGAGGATCTCGGGTGGTACGTCGCGGAGAACCTCCCGCCCCAGTTGGTGCTGTCGATGATCGATCTCGCGGTGCAGGCCGAACCTCCGCTGCAACGCCTCGCCGTGGTGATGGACGTGCGCAGCCGGTTGTTCACCGGCGACCTCGAACGCGTGGTCGCCGATCTGGCGGCCCGCCCGGTCAACACCCGGGTGCTCTTCCTCGAAGCCGCCGACTCGGTGCTCGTCCGGCGGTTCGAGCAGGTGCGCCGCAGCCATCCGCTGCAGTCCGACACGGCCGACCGCACGCTCACCGACGGCATCGCCGTCGAACGCGAGCAGCTCGCTCCCGTCAAGGCCGCGGCCGACCTCGTCATCGACACGTCCGCGCTGTCCGGGCCCGATCTGCGTCGCAAGATCGATGCGGCCTTCGGCGACGCCGCATCCGACACCATCCGGGTGACCGTGGAGTCGTTCGGCTTCAAGTACGGCCTGCCCATGGACTCCGACGTCGTGTGCGACGTGCGGTTCCTGCCGAACCCCCACTGGATCGCCGAACTGCGTCCGCACACCGGGCAGGACGCGGCGGTGAGCGACTATGTACTCTCCCGCGACGGTGCCGAGGACTATCTCGCCACCTATCACCGGCTGCTCGATCTGACGACCGCCGGTTACCGTCGGGAGGGGAAGCGCTACATGACGATTGCAGTGGGCTGCACCGGAGGGAAACACCGGAGCGTGGCGATGGCCGAGGCCCTCGCCGCACGCCTCGAGCAGGCACCGGATCTGACGGTGAACGTGGTGCACCGGGATCTGGGGCGCGAGTGA
- a CDS encoding PH domain-containing protein: protein MTRDETGWDLEVRPEKMRRWVVVAAVVVMAVHIFAALVLRGGGDTGVNLRVVDQIAILAIGVVLTGGVLLFTRPRLRAGADGVSVRNVVAERHIPWTDVRGLFFDHGAPWARLELPFDEYVPVVAIQARDGERAVDALERFRELESRYTGGAVSDDNDRGAIRRNDDGGAVRRNDDGGAVRGDD from the coding sequence TTGACCCGCGACGAGACCGGCTGGGATCTCGAGGTACGCCCGGAGAAGATGCGGCGCTGGGTCGTCGTGGCGGCGGTCGTCGTCATGGCCGTCCACATCTTCGCGGCGCTCGTGCTGCGCGGGGGCGGCGACACCGGCGTGAACCTGCGGGTCGTCGACCAGATCGCGATCCTCGCCATCGGCGTCGTGCTCACCGGAGGCGTCCTGCTGTTCACCCGGCCGCGGCTGCGGGCGGGTGCGGACGGCGTCTCCGTCCGCAACGTGGTCGCCGAACGACACATCCCGTGGACCGACGTGCGCGGGCTGTTCTTCGACCACGGCGCCCCCTGGGCCCGCCTCGAGCTGCCGTTCGACGAGTACGTGCCCGTCGTTGCCATCCAGGCGCGCGACGGGGAACGCGCCGTGGACGCGCTCGAGCGTTTCCGCGAACTGGAGTCCCGCTACACCGGCGGCGCCGTCAGTGACGACAACGACCGCGGAGCCATCAGACGCAATGACGACGGCGGAGCCGTCAGACGCAATGACGACGGCGGAGCCGTCAGGGGCGACGACTAG